CGCGGCCGATGAGGAAGGACGGCGACTTCGCCGCGATGTACCTCGCGACCGGGATGGTCGCGCTCGGCAAGAGCCAGCTGTCGGAGTACGGCTTCAGCGGGTCCGCGGAGCACCCCCGGCTCGGCGCCGTACGGACGCCGTGGAGCACCGAGCACTCCGCCGGCGCCTCGAGCTCCGGCTCCGCGGCGCTGGTCGCCGCGGGTGTCGTCCCGATCGCCCACGCCAACGACGGCGGCGGGTCCATCCGCATCCCGGCGGCCGTCAACGGTCTCGTCGGCCTGAAGCCCACCCGTGGCCGGCTGGCGCAGGACAAGGTCTTCCGCGACATGCCGATCCGGATCGTGTCCGACGGCGTCGTGACCCGCTCCGTGCGTGACACGGCCGCGTTCTACCGCGAGGCCGAGCGGATCCACCGCACCCTCGAGCTGCCGCCGATCGGCGACCTCACCCGCCCCGGCAAGCGCCGCCTGCGGATCGCGCTGAACACCTCGGGTGTCGGCCGCGGTGCCGACGCCGCGACCAAGGCGCTGACCGAGCAGATCGCCGCGCTGCTGGAGGACCTCGGCCACACGGTGACCGAGTCCGACGTCCCCGTCGGGCCGTCGTTCGCCGACGACTTCCTGCTCTACTGGGCGCTGCTGGCGCAGGCGATGCTGGCGATGGGCCGACCCGCGCACGGGCGCACGTGGGACCGCTCCCGCCACGACAACCTCACCCTCGGCCTGGCCCGTCACGCGCGCCGCAACCTGCACCGGGTGCCGGGCGCGATCACCCGCCTCAAGCGGGCGGCCGCACAGGCCGAGCTCTACTACGAGCGGTACGACGTCGCGCTCACCCCCACCCTGGCCACCGAGACCCCGAAGATCGGCCACCTCGACCCGACCCAGTCCTTCGACGTGATCATGGACAAGCTGCTCGACTGGGTGGCCTTCACGCCGTGGCAGAACGTCACCGGTGCCCCCGCGATCTCCCTGCCCCTCGCGACCACGGCGGGCGGGCTCCCGCAGGGGATGATGTTCGGCGCCGCGCCGGGCCACGAGGCGCTCCTGATCGCGCTCGCCTACGAGCTCGAGGAGGCCCGGCCGTTCGCCCGGATCCAGGCGTAGAACCCCTGCCTCGCGCGCGAAGTGCACGCCGATTTCGCGCCGCACGGGGGCCCGTATATAGTTCTCCGGCGTTGCCCCTTTAGCTCAGTCGGCAGAGCGTCTCCATGGTAAGGAGAAGGTCTACGGTTCGATTCCGTAAAGGGGCTCTGGGAGCCAGGGTCCGCCGATCCGAGCCGGAAACGGCCCGGGGAGGCGGGAGCCCTGCCGCCCCTGGCGGGGTAGCTCAGGTGGTTAGAGCACACGGCTCATAATCGT
Above is a genomic segment from Nocardioides aromaticivorans containing:
- a CDS encoding amidase, yielding MRVHSFTDDALGDLDAVGLAEHLRAGKVSPLEVVDAAVARLGTVDDHLNAMAYTAVQRARSEARSVQPGSSFFAGVPTLVKDNVDVAGMPTRSGTDAWEPRPMRKDGDFAAMYLATGMVALGKSQLSEYGFSGSAEHPRLGAVRTPWSTEHSAGASSSGSAALVAAGVVPIAHANDGGGSIRIPAAVNGLVGLKPTRGRLAQDKVFRDMPIRIVSDGVVTRSVRDTAAFYREAERIHRTLELPPIGDLTRPGKRRLRIALNTSGVGRGADAATKALTEQIAALLEDLGHTVTESDVPVGPSFADDFLLYWALLAQAMLAMGRPAHGRTWDRSRHDNLTLGLARHARRNLHRVPGAITRLKRAAAQAELYYERYDVALTPTLATETPKIGHLDPTQSFDVIMDKLLDWVAFTPWQNVTGAPAISLPLATTAGGLPQGMMFGAAPGHEALLIALAYELEEARPFARIQA